The Patescibacteria group bacterium genome window below encodes:
- a CDS encoding septum formation initiator family protein — MKAFFRAIFSKQFLFTICLIAALVFTVKQFIRVWQQKSSVDQDIAELRQMVEETEGKNETLKQTIEYMQTDRFAEEEARTKLNYQKPGEEVTVVEVRQSQERPIGTGLFDLPPAPEPTPEPALVQGFKLWGDYFFGVEEEKLEK, encoded by the coding sequence ATGAAGGCTTTTTTTCGCGCCATTTTCTCCAAACAATTCCTCTTTACTATTTGTTTAATCGCTGCTTTGGTCTTTACGGTTAAGCAGTTTATTCGTGTTTGGCAACAAAAATCTTCGGTGGACCAAGATATTGCCGAATTAAGGCAAATGGTTGAAGAAACCGAAGGTAAAAACGAGACACTTAAACAGACTATTGAATACATGCAAACAGATCGTTTTGCGGAAGAAGAAGCTCGTACTAAACTTAATTATCAAAAACCAGGGGAAGAGGTAACTGTAGTGGAAGTAAGACAAAGCCAAGAGCGCCCCATCGGTACCGGTCTTTTTGATCTACCTCCTGCTCCCGAACCTACCCCTGAGCCAGCCTTGGTACAAGGCTTTAAACTATGGGGTGATTATTTTTTCGG
- a CDS encoding FISUMP domain-containing protein, with the protein MTKKIIFITLACFMFGFGVSASSDVSRQVSFENSVRSKISSFKLSLPEIFKYNGAKIQSSPVFCEPFVYDSEGNQYKTVHIGEQCWMQENLRVGVRIDATTHQSDDSVIQKYCLDDNESNCSLYGGLYQWPQAMLLSYEDCLQGDCSESIREQHQGICPLGWHIPNDQEFAVLEQYTVEKIGSVYPQYECSTIGFAPTWRRCADSVYPNGNPAGNTGGEFGASRSLRKVGQGNGEDLMGFSLIMAGYHNGWYYYPISQTRLWLADQDGTHHALRRLFMVSATTIHSGTDQRHYANSVRCLQDY; encoded by the coding sequence ATGACTAAGAAAATTATTTTTATTACCCTGGCTTGTTTTATGTTCGGTTTTGGTGTTTCCGCCTCATCCGATGTTTCAAGACAAGTTTCGTTTGAAAATTCTGTTAGATCAAAAATTTCTTCTTTTAAGTTAAGTTTACCGGAAATTTTTAAATACAATGGAGCTAAGATTCAGTCATCTCCAGTTTTTTGCGAACCCTTTGTTTATGACTCTGAGGGTAATCAATATAAAACCGTACACATAGGTGAACAATGTTGGATGCAAGAAAACTTGCGAGTTGGTGTTAGGATTGACGCCACTACCCACCAAAGCGATGATTCAGTAATTCAAAAATACTGTCTTGATGACAATGAAAGTAATTGTTCTCTTTATGGAGGTCTTTATCAGTGGCCGCAAGCCATGCTACTTTCTTATGAGGACTGTTTACAAGGAGATTGCTCTGAGTCTATTCGTGAACAACATCAAGGTATTTGTCCACTTGGTTGGCATATCCCAAATGATCAGGAATTTGCCGTATTGGAACAATATACCGTGGAAAAGATTGGTAGTGTTTACCCTCAATATGAATGTTCTACTATTGGATTTGCTCCAACCTGGCGTCGTTGTGCGGACAGTGTTTATCCTAACGGTAATCCAGCCGGTAATACTGGTGGAGAATTTGGAGCCAGTCGTTCTCTTAGAAAAGTCGGACAGGGTAATGGAGAAGACTTAATGGGTTTTTCTTTAATTATGGCGGGCTACCATAATGGTTGGTATTATTACCCAATTAGCCAAACCAGACTATGGCTAGCTGATCAGGATGGAACACACCACGCTTTACGTAGACTTTTCATGGTTTCCGCTACCACTATCCATAGCGGTACTGATCAAAGGCATTATGCCAACTCAGTACGTTGTTTACAAGATTATTAA
- a CDS encoding FISUMP domain-containing protein, producing MKNIISFKKGQGFTLIELLVVIAIIGVLSTFAIVALGGSRASARDSKRLSDIRSIGSALELHYANHGNYPSTITPGQPLTGPDGTIYMSAVPSNPQPRTDGNCPGQEYSYTALGNGQYIVSVCMGSSGGSFTPGPVGYYTSAGMFNCGSQVGDEDGNLYNTVQIGPQCWMKENLKVGTTINSSSNQSNDSVTEKFCYDNNPANCDVYGGLYQWTEAMNLSYSACVVSDCSGQIEEQHQGICPSGWHIPTDQEFVTLERSLVQLANSDKPQYACNVFDFDDEIGQTHRCADSVNPDNSPAGATGGAKGAGKSIKAVGQGSGNGAGDDLGGFSLLLGGSYNGSSYSNTSRMWLANQASVIWGNTRYFVPNRSTITTNTAQKNFGFSVRCVKDS from the coding sequence ATGAAAAACATAATTAGTTTTAAGAAAGGACAAGGTTTTACTCTCATAGAGCTCTTGGTGGTTATAGCTATTATCGGAGTTCTTTCCACCTTTGCCATTGTAGCTCTTGGTGGCTCCAGAGCGTCGGCCAGGGACTCTAAAAGACTTTCTGATATAAGAAGTATAGGCTCCGCCCTTGAGCTTCATTATGCTAACCACGGCAACTATCCTTCAACAATAACTCCCGGACAACCCTTGACTGGTCCGGACGGTACAATATATATGTCGGCAGTACCTTCAAATCCACAACCAAGAACAGACGGTAATTGTCCTGGGCAAGAATACAGCTATACTGCCTTAGGCAACGGTCAATACATTGTTTCAGTCTGTATGGGTTCTAGTGGGGGTTCTTTTACTCCTGGTCCTGTTGGTTATTACACTTCAGCGGGTATGTTTAATTGTGGATCACAAGTAGGGGACGAAGACGGTAATTTATATAACACTGTGCAAATAGGTCCACAGTGTTGGATGAAAGAAAATCTTAAAGTTGGAACAACCATTAACTCTTCTTCTAACCAGAGTAATGATTCAGTAACTGAGAAGTTTTGTTATGACAACAACCCAGCTAACTGTGATGTGTATGGCGGTCTTTACCAATGGACTGAGGCTATGAATCTTTCTTACTCCGCTTGTGTTGTTTCAGATTGTTCCGGACAAATTGAGGAACAACATCAAGGTATTTGTCCTTCAGGTTGGCACATACCAACCGACCAAGAATTTGTTACTTTAGAACGAAGTTTGGTTCAATTAGCCAACAGCGACAAACCTCAATATGCTTGTAATGTTTTTGATTTTGATGATGAAATAGGTCAAACTCATCGTTGTGCAGATAGCGTTAACCCAGACAACTCTCCAGCCGGCGCCACGGGCGGAGCCAAGGGAGCCGGTAAGTCAATTAAAGCGGTGGGCCAGGGAAGTGGCAATGGAGCGGGTGATGATCTTGGCGGATTTTCTCTTTTGCTAGGAGGAAGCTATAACGGATCTTCGTATTCCAACACTAGTAGAATGTGGCTTGCCAATCAAGCATCTGTTATTTGGGGTAATACAAGGTATTTTGTTCCTAATCGTTCTACAATAACAACTAATACCGCTCAGAAAAACTTTGGCTTTTCAGTCCGTTGTGTTAAAGATTCTTAG